A stretch of Zetaproteobacteria bacterium DNA encodes these proteins:
- a CDS encoding aldo/keto reductase: protein VTSVLIGATTMAQLERNIASIDLRLPAAVLDGIEAIHRRHPNPAP, encoded by the coding sequence GTCACCTCGGTGCTGATCGGGGCCACGACCATGGCCCAACTGGAACGCAACATCGCCAGCATCGATCTCCGGCTTCCCGCCGCCGTGCTGGACGGCATCGAGGCCATCCACCGCCGACATCCCAACCCGGCGCCGTAG